A single Klebsiella variicola DNA region contains:
- a CDS encoding ABC transporter substrate-binding protein, with translation MTRNTFSRRRFLQLSGGLALAGVSLPLWAHDMADMASGDAHPALRLPEPYKIKLAINKSAVCLAPVAVAEQQKIFSKYNLDVEFVNFGNSTDVLLEAIATGKADAGVGMALRWLKALEQGFDVKLTAGTHGGCLNLLTAKDSPFGGLESLKGQTIGVTDMAGPDKNFFAILLKRHGIDPISDVQWKVYPADLLSVALDKREIAAISGSEPFSYRLLETGKYQLIASNMTGDYANLSCCVLGVSGSLARDHKPAAAALTQAILEAHSYAAAHPESVAQSFLAHALNTSEAEVSGILHGQGHGHHAVGEAFVKELTQYAVDLQRVQVIKPGTDPHQFAESIYANVFA, from the coding sequence CCGCCGCCGTTTTTTACAGCTCAGCGGCGGCCTGGCGCTGGCCGGGGTCTCTCTGCCGCTGTGGGCTCACGATATGGCGGACATGGCCAGCGGCGATGCCCATCCGGCGCTGCGCCTGCCAGAGCCCTACAAGATCAAGCTGGCGATCAATAAAAGCGCGGTATGCCTTGCGCCGGTCGCCGTCGCCGAGCAGCAGAAGATTTTCAGTAAATATAACCTCGACGTTGAGTTTGTTAACTTCGGCAACTCCACCGATGTACTGCTGGAGGCGATCGCCACCGGTAAGGCCGACGCCGGGGTGGGGATGGCGCTGCGCTGGCTGAAGGCGCTGGAGCAGGGCTTTGACGTCAAGCTCACCGCCGGAACCCACGGCGGCTGTCTGAACCTGCTGACGGCCAAAGACTCGCCGTTCGGCGGCCTCGAGAGCCTGAAGGGACAAACCATCGGCGTCACTGATATGGCCGGGCCGGATAAAAACTTCTTCGCCATTCTGCTTAAGCGCCACGGTATCGACCCGATCAGCGACGTGCAGTGGAAAGTCTACCCGGCGGATCTGCTCAGCGTGGCGCTGGACAAGCGCGAAATCGCCGCCATCAGCGGCAGCGAGCCATTCAGCTATCGTCTGCTGGAGACCGGCAAGTATCAGCTGATCGCCAGCAATATGACCGGGGATTATGCCAACCTCAGCTGCTGCGTGCTGGGGGTGAGCGGGAGCCTGGCGCGGGACCATAAACCGGCCGCCGCCGCGCTCACCCAGGCGATCCTTGAGGCGCACAGCTATGCCGCTGCGCATCCGGAAAGCGTGGCGCAATCCTTCCTCGCCCATGCCCTGAACACCAGTGAAGCGGAGGTGAGCGGCATCCTGCACGGGCAGGGCCACGGCCATCATGCGGTGGGCGAAGCATTCGTGAAAGAGCTGACGCAGTACGCGGTCGACCTGCAGCGGGTGCAGGTGATCAAGCCGGGTACCGATCCCCATCAGTTCGCGGAGAGTATCTATGCCAACGTATTCGCCTGA